One window of the Seriola aureovittata isolate HTS-2021-v1 ecotype China chromosome 22, ASM2101889v1, whole genome shotgun sequence genome contains the following:
- the LOC130163409 gene encoding troponin I, slow skeletal muscle-like, producing MPAHSWDQTLYLLSTRHTGSHKKLPIVFSSRCLTLHTSAVTHSQEPDRVSAMNPKGDKPKSKISASRKLSLKMLLLTRACEDLERERQEREEEKVRYLGEKLPPLQLSGLSPDELQNLCKQLHSKIDVVDEERYDCESKVSKHNKDIHELKLKVQDLGGKFKKPALRKVRVSADEMMRALLGSKHKGSMDLRANLKSVKKEDVKQDKVLTSEVGDWRKNVEAMSGMEGRKKMFDTGGGGQ from the exons ATGCCAGCACATTCTTGGGACCAGACGTTATATCTGCTGTCCACTCGTCACACGGGCTCACATAAAAAGCTGCCCATTGTCTTCAGCAGCCGCTGTTTGACTCTCCACACCTCTGCAGTCACCCATTCACAG GAGCCTGACAGAGTCAGCGCGATGAATCCCAAAGGGGATAAG CCGAAGTCGAAGATTTCGGCTTCTCGCAAGCTCTCCCTCAAG ATGCTTCTCCTCACAAGAGCCTGTGAGGATTTGGAGAGggaaaggcaggagagagaggaagaaaaagtacGGTATCTAGGAGAGAAGTTGCCCCCTTTGCAACTGTCTGGACTGTCACCGGATGAGTTACAA AATCTATGCAAGCAGCTTCATTCAAAAATTGATGTTGTGGATGAGGAGAGATATGACTGTGAATCCAAAGTGAGCAAGCACAACAAAGAT atcCATGAGCTGAAACTGAAGGTACAGGACCTTGGAGGCAAGTTCAAAAAGCCTGCCCTGAGAAAGGTGAGGGTGTCAGCAGATGAGATGATGAGAGCTCTTCTGGGCTCCAAACACAAGGGCTCAATGGACCTCAGAGCCAACCTCAAGTCTGTGAAGAAGGAGGATGTCAAGCAGGACAAG GTGCTTACTAGTGAAGTGGGTGACTGGCGTAAGAATGTGGAGGCCATGTCAGGCATGGAGGGCCGCAAGAAGATGTTCGATACAGGCGGCGGAGGACAGTGA